Proteins found in one Phocoena sinus isolate mPhoSin1 chromosome 19, mPhoSin1.pri, whole genome shotgun sequence genomic segment:
- the LOC116744187 gene encoding uncharacterized protein LOC116744187 isoform X1, with the protein MPRRMPRFHSADRPLTFPDVCAGFQQGDARVQGRPQFHSNSSVHEPGQARGRARVCTSVTSPAHHVPSEPGSPYSKAQRGGLDGSGHSARLFQGTTDLQMQRLLYREAASGLPGQHFPPQPRTQARNKTSRFHRTSHRKSLWGRPRPPFPHDWLGAAANSRLTSAPGACEPELPADAGFPTPGRGAPPTLPAPTRTSAQSQSPEDDLQGRVVPWRALLPGVSPGSGLPRPGVSSSHGGTSLAD; encoded by the exons ATGCCCAGAAGGATGCCTCGCTTCCACAGTGCAGACCGCCCTCTGACGTTTCCCGATGTGTGTGCCGGGTTCCAGCAGGGAGACGCACGGGTGCAGGGGCGACCCCAGTTTCACTCAAACTCCTCAGTACATGAACCAGGGCAGGCCAGGGGCAGAGCGCGGGTCTGCACCAGCGTCACCTCTCCCGCACATCACGTTCCGTCTGAGCCTGGGTCCCCCTACTCAAAAGCACAGAGGGGAGGCCTGGATGGCTCAGGACATTCTGCACGGCTCTTCCAAGGGACGACCGACCTTCAGATGCAAAGGCTTTTGTACCGAGAAGCTGCCTCTGGTTTGCCCGGCCAGCACTTTCCACCTCAGCCCCGAACGCAGGCCAGAAACAAGACAAGCCGATTCCACAG aaCCAGCCACAGAAAATCTTTGTGGGGACGACCGAGGCCTCCGTTCCCACACGACTGGCTCGGCGCAGCTGCCAACAGCCGGCTGACCTCCGCCCCCGGAGCCTGTGAGCCTGAGCTGCCTGCGGACGCCGGTTTTCCCACCCCCGGCCGAGGGGCTCCTCCAACGCTCCCCGCTCCTACAAGAACCTCAGCTCAGAGTCAGAGCCCAGAAGATGACCTTCAAGGTCGTGTAGTCCCCTGGAGGGCACTCCTGCCGGGTGTGAGCCCGGGCTCTGGGCTCCCCCGGCCTGGGGTGTCTTCCTCACACGGAGGGACCAGCCTTGCTGACTAA
- the LOC116744187 gene encoding uncharacterized protein LOC116744187 isoform X2 — protein sequence MCVQGDARVQGRPQFHSNSSVHEPGQARGRARVCTSVTSPAHHVPSEPGSPYSKAQRGGLDGSGHSARLFQGTTDLQMQRLLYREAASGLPGQHFPPQPRTQARNKTSRFHRTSHRKSLWGRPRPPFPHDWLGAAANSRLTSAPGACEPELPADAGFPTPGRGAPPTLPAPTRTSAQSQSPEDDLQGRVVPWRALLPGVSPGSGLPRPGVSSSHGGTSLAD from the exons ATGTGTGTG CAGGGAGACGCACGGGTGCAGGGGCGACCCCAGTTTCACTCAAACTCCTCAGTACATGAACCAGGGCAGGCCAGGGGCAGAGCGCGGGTCTGCACCAGCGTCACCTCTCCCGCACATCACGTTCCGTCTGAGCCTGGGTCCCCCTACTCAAAAGCACAGAGGGGAGGCCTGGATGGCTCAGGACATTCTGCACGGCTCTTCCAAGGGACGACCGACCTTCAGATGCAAAGGCTTTTGTACCGAGAAGCTGCCTCTGGTTTGCCCGGCCAGCACTTTCCACCTCAGCCCCGAACGCAGGCCAGAAACAAGACAAGCCGATTCCACAG aaCCAGCCACAGAAAATCTTTGTGGGGACGACCGAGGCCTCCGTTCCCACACGACTGGCTCGGCGCAGCTGCCAACAGCCGGCTGACCTCCGCCCCCGGAGCCTGTGAGCCTGAGCTGCCTGCGGACGCCGGTTTTCCCACCCCCGGCCGAGGGGCTCCTCCAACGCTCCCCGCTCCTACAAGAACCTCAGCTCAGAGTCAGAGCCCAGAAGATGACCTTCAAGGTCGTGTAGTCCCCTGGAGGGCACTCCTGCCGGGTGTGAGCCCGGGCTCTGGGCTCCCCCGGCCTGGGGTGTCTTCCTCACACGGAGGGACCAGCCTTGCTGACTAA
- the LOC116744187 gene encoding serine/threonine-protein kinase PAK 6-like isoform X3, whose amino-acid sequence MWEGSPRKGAVRTPRETQKAGDAQGQSQSETGGQRQRWRQRDKGRTGEPGAAGPRGEGARGRRHVCGTTDLQMQRLLYREAASGLPGQHFPPQPRTQARNKTSRFHRTSHRKSLWGRPRPPFPHDWLGAAANSRLTSAPGACEPELPADAGFPTPGRGAPPTLPAPTRTSAQSQSPEDDLQGRVVPWRALLPGVSPGSGLPRPGVSSSHGGTSLAD is encoded by the exons ATGTGGGAAGGTTCCCCGCGAAAGGGAGCGGTGAGGACACCCAGAGAGACCCAGAAAGCGGGAGACGCACAGGGCCAGAGCCAGAGCGAGACAGGAGGACAAAGACAGAGGTGGCGGCAGCGAGACAAAGGGAGGACCGGAGAGCCGGGAGCAGCCGGGCCGCGCGGAGAAGGCGCGCGCGGCCGCCGACATGTGTGTG GGACGACCGACCTTCAGATGCAAAGGCTTTTGTACCGAGAAGCTGCCTCTGGTTTGCCCGGCCAGCACTTTCCACCTCAGCCCCGAACGCAGGCCAGAAACAAGACAAGCCGATTCCACAG aaCCAGCCACAGAAAATCTTTGTGGGGACGACCGAGGCCTCCGTTCCCACACGACTGGCTCGGCGCAGCTGCCAACAGCCGGCTGACCTCCGCCCCCGGAGCCTGTGAGCCTGAGCTGCCTGCGGACGCCGGTTTTCCCACCCCCGGCCGAGGGGCTCCTCCAACGCTCCCCGCTCCTACAAGAACCTCAGCTCAGAGTCAGAGCCCAGAAGATGACCTTCAAGGTCGTGTAGTCCCCTGGAGGGCACTCCTGCCGGGTGTGAGCCCGGGCTCTGGGCTCCCCCGGCCTGGGGTGTCTTCCTCACACGGAGGGACCAGCCTTGCTGACTAA
- the LOC116744187 gene encoding uncharacterized protein LOC116744187 isoform X4: MCVHRGEAWMAQDILHGSSKGRPTFRCKGFCTEKLPLVCPASTFHLSPERRPETRQADSTEPATENLCGDDRGLRSHTTGSAQLPTAG; this comes from the exons ATGTGTGTG CACAGAGGGGAGGCCTGGATGGCTCAGGACATTCTGCACGGCTCTTCCAAGGGACGACCGACCTTCAGATGCAAAGGCTTTTGTACCGAGAAGCTGCCTCTGGTTTGCCCGGCCAGCACTTTCCACCTCAGCCCCGAACGCAGGCCAGAAACAAGACAAGCCGATTCCACAG aaCCAGCCACAGAAAATCTTTGTGGGGACGACCGAGGCCTCCGTTCCCACACGACTGGCTCGGCGCAGCTGCCAACAGCCGGCTGA